A single genomic interval of Solimonas sp. K1W22B-7 harbors:
- a CDS encoding WD40/YVTN/BNR-like repeat-containing protein codes for MVAGAVSAATAPAKPAEGPLQVVLAGTVHQALFAIDFGDKLGVAVGAGGEVQESADHGVSWKLAKAPTQLSLLGVGVAGDHAVAVGQSGTVLLRGADGQWAAGTSGSKQRLLAVEINSAGRAVTVGAFGTVLVSDDAGKTWRNAAPAWPEFVPDGMEPHMYAAHVAEDGTLTIAGEFGLILRSADAGATWTALNKGDASLFALQLRDDGVGYAVGQSGMILRSADGGATWEQRPSGTDALLLGVHAAADGKVVVTAMRDMLVSRDGGGQFSHVKGGSVNNLWFVDVTQATAGAAVLAVGQAGQIVRVEP; via the coding sequence ATGGTTGCGGGTGCTGTTTCTGCCGCAACTGCACCCGCCAAGCCGGCTGAAGGCCCGCTGCAGGTTGTCCTCGCCGGCACCGTCCACCAGGCCCTGTTCGCCATCGACTTCGGCGACAAGCTGGGCGTGGCGGTGGGGGCGGGTGGCGAGGTGCAGGAGTCCGCCGACCACGGTGTGAGCTGGAAGCTCGCCAAGGCGCCGACGCAGCTGTCGCTGCTGGGCGTGGGCGTGGCCGGCGATCACGCGGTGGCCGTGGGGCAGAGCGGCACGGTGCTGCTGCGCGGTGCCGACGGCCAGTGGGCCGCGGGCACCAGCGGCAGCAAGCAGCGCCTGCTGGCGGTGGAGATCAACAGCGCCGGCCGCGCGGTGACGGTCGGCGCCTTCGGCACCGTGCTGGTGTCCGACGATGCCGGCAAGACCTGGCGCAATGCCGCGCCGGCCTGGCCGGAGTTCGTGCCCGACGGCATGGAGCCGCACATGTACGCGGCCCACGTCGCCGAGGACGGCACGCTGACCATTGCCGGCGAGTTCGGGCTGATCCTGCGCAGCGCCGATGCCGGCGCCACCTGGACGGCGCTGAACAAGGGCGATGCCTCGCTGTTCGCGTTGCAGCTGCGCGATGACGGCGTCGGCTACGCGGTGGGGCAGAGCGGCATGATCCTGCGCAGCGCCGACGGCGGCGCCACCTGGGAACAGCGGCCCTCGGGCACCGACGCCCTGCTGCTGGGCGTGCACGCGGCGGCCGACGGCAAGGTGGTGGTCACCGCCATGCGCGACATGCTGGTGAGCCGCGATGGCGGCGGCCAGTTCAGCCATGTGAAGGGCGGCAGCGTGAACAACCTGTGGTTCGTGGACGTGACGCAGGCCACGGCCGGCGCCGCGGTGCTGGCCGTGGGCCAGGCGGGACAGATCGTGCGGGTGGAGCCATGA
- a CDS encoding DUF1302 family protein, producing the protein MRKTYVTGMMAAGSLLAAPGAQAEGWFDDVGFNIGGFIRPEYAYSLSSDDNPANQLGNFYNEQSVARQAYSPPSLVPVLLGNLGLPPLLPGQVGTWTTLPLPAIPGLAADASSPGLRGVNNATGEGTPMRKVDNDTNYAVIRSEVELGVRFTPNLNLTARLRGIYDPVMYDEFDARRYANIQGGISGGDPALYAGKPNYFEYRVEGDNSPNPLEWAGDDYLLYFPSLVLEYNNGPLTVRAGNQQIAWGQALFFRVFDVVDGLDLRRHSVLDYAQEEYSDKRVPSLGLRLGYQFNEEVLVDSYVQKFQPTIYGNPNTQYNVIPAQFTVHDRYAEGGWDSKLSYGMRVKGNYGQWGFQAMAVQRYNPDGVFRWTQSGVNKDLPSTPGSTGQLVNMSLGLSGSPSSGTLLAGSAFEASPGGVYSAQEWFTYAGFARLNAISGLNASITEFPTAGGLFATPVDTVPQAYNELNTFFIAAGGSLRGHIAREYAQEEVFGLGASYVTEGEPGGLLDQLIINFEVSYTPDRTFTNTSLSRNYIKEDSVTTALVLEKYHRFTQAFPATYIVFQHMYRSVDDLFGRHLSGYGGTVDKAAPGVDGAHYFAFAFQQPFPQDIYRIGFATLYDPRGSILVQPGIKWKPSGDFTVEAFYSYIDGAMGSANPNDTLLSTVDYADEVTVRLTYQF; encoded by the coding sequence ATGCGCAAGACGTACGTGACGGGGATGATGGCGGCGGGCAGCCTGCTGGCGGCGCCGGGAGCACAGGCGGAAGGCTGGTTCGACGACGTGGGCTTCAACATCGGCGGCTTCATCCGCCCCGAATACGCCTACTCGCTGAGCAGCGACGACAACCCGGCCAACCAGCTCGGCAATTTCTACAACGAGCAGTCGGTCGCGCGCCAGGCCTACTCTCCCCCTTCGCTGGTGCCGGTGCTGCTGGGCAACCTGGGCCTGCCGCCGCTGCTTCCCGGGCAGGTAGGCACCTGGACGACGCTGCCGCTGCCGGCGATTCCGGGGCTGGCGGCCGACGCCAGTTCGCCGGGCCTGCGCGGCGTCAACAACGCCACCGGCGAGGGCACGCCGATGCGCAAGGTCGACAACGACACCAACTACGCCGTGATCCGCTCCGAAGTGGAACTGGGCGTGCGCTTCACTCCCAACCTCAACCTGACCGCGCGCCTGCGCGGCATCTACGACCCGGTGATGTACGACGAGTTCGACGCCCGGCGCTACGCCAACATCCAGGGCGGCATCAGCGGCGGCGATCCGGCGCTGTATGCCGGCAAGCCCAACTACTTCGAGTATCGCGTGGAGGGCGACAACAGCCCCAACCCGCTGGAATGGGCCGGCGACGACTACCTGCTGTACTTCCCCAGCCTGGTGCTGGAGTACAACAACGGCCCGCTGACGGTGCGCGCCGGCAACCAGCAGATCGCCTGGGGCCAGGCGCTGTTCTTCCGCGTGTTCGACGTGGTCGACGGCCTGGACCTGCGCCGCCACTCGGTGCTGGACTACGCGCAGGAAGAGTATTCCGACAAGCGCGTGCCCTCGCTGGGCCTGCGCCTGGGCTACCAGTTCAACGAGGAAGTGCTGGTCGACAGCTACGTGCAGAAATTCCAGCCGACCATCTACGGCAATCCCAACACGCAGTACAACGTCATCCCGGCGCAGTTCACCGTGCATGACCGCTACGCCGAGGGGGGCTGGGACAGCAAGCTGAGCTACGGCATGCGCGTCAAGGGCAACTACGGCCAATGGGGCTTCCAGGCCATGGCGGTGCAGCGCTACAACCCCGACGGCGTGTTCCGCTGGACCCAGTCCGGCGTCAACAAGGACCTGCCGAGCACCCCGGGCTCCACCGGCCAGCTGGTCAACATGTCCCTGGGCCTGTCGGGGAGCCCGAGCTCCGGCACGCTGCTGGCCGGCTCGGCCTTCGAGGCTTCGCCGGGCGGCGTCTACTCGGCGCAGGAGTGGTTCACCTACGCCGGCTTCGCGCGCCTCAACGCCATCAGCGGCCTCAACGCCTCGATCACCGAGTTCCCCACGGCCGGCGGCCTGTTCGCCACGCCGGTGGACACGGTGCCGCAGGCCTACAACGAGCTCAACACCTTCTTCATCGCGGCGGGCGGCAGCCTGCGCGGGCACATCGCCCGCGAATACGCGCAGGAAGAGGTGTTCGGCCTCGGCGCCAGCTATGTCACCGAAGGCGAGCCCGGCGGCCTGCTGGACCAGCTGATCATCAACTTCGAAGTCAGCTACACGCCGGACCGCACCTTCACCAACACCTCCCTGAGCCGCAACTACATCAAGGAAGATTCGGTGACGACGGCCCTGGTGCTGGAGAAGTACCACCGCTTCACCCAGGCCTTCCCGGCCACCTACATCGTGTTCCAGCACATGTATCGCAGCGTCGACGACCTGTTCGGCCGTCACCTGAGCGGTTACGGCGGCACGGTGGACAAGGCGGCTCCGGGCGTGGACGGCGCGCACTACTTCGCCTTCGCCTTCCAGCAGCCCTTCCCGCAGGACATCTACCGCATCGGCTTCGCCACGCTGTACGACCCGCGCGGCAGCATCCTGGTGCAGCCGGGCATCAAGTGGAAGCCCAGCGGCGACTTCACCGTGGAAGCCTTCTACAGCTACATCGACGGTGCCATGGGCAGCGCCAACCCCAACGACACGCTGCTGTCCACGGTCGACTACGCGGACGAGGTGACGGTGCGCCTGACTTACCAGTTCTGA
- a CDS encoding DUF1329 domain-containing protein, translating to MRILRYDRDFSRRRFLGGLARGAATAGVLMPLWDAVARDGDVSRAYPEELLSIENWSKGKLKAGDEITANNVELVKGLLEPIKYAQVSTMGRRLRILPTTTDIMRLSPWEYLEASLKNRGQAQFDAKGNVVTQQGKPWIGGNPFPDAKTGLELFAALTLSWGRHDASMYAIKEYDVGLAGDIDFRYELGWAEMSPVARTTMEPRPYWTGKEDTLRYQSVFFLKPDSVNGTSFLNIWPYDQNRFPDLYGYLPEFRRIRQFPTDQRFEPLIAGSTLYLSDAWAAGDPLHTWGNYRIVGRGPLLAAVSGGWSPDHANWEHRTHGGPKGKTFWDTGVELVPEAIVVEAEPVKFPRAPVSKKRVWFDARTGLPVAMVTYDRRGDPYHSFDAAFALYDAGPKSVMDGKHPYWSWSHVHAFNLQTSQMTRLEQVREISGGHRSQANDPGMYERYLTNTALMRLGRV from the coding sequence ATGAGGATTCTCCGCTACGACCGTGATTTCAGCCGCCGCCGCTTCCTCGGCGGCCTGGCACGCGGTGCGGCCACGGCCGGCGTGCTGATGCCGTTGTGGGATGCAGTGGCCAGGGACGGCGATGTCAGTCGCGCCTATCCCGAAGAACTGCTGTCGATCGAGAACTGGTCCAAGGGCAAGCTCAAGGCCGGCGACGAGATCACGGCCAACAACGTCGAGCTGGTCAAGGGCCTGCTGGAACCGATCAAGTACGCCCAGGTGTCGACGATGGGACGGCGGCTGCGCATCCTGCCCACCACCACCGACATCATGCGGCTGAGCCCCTGGGAATACCTGGAGGCTTCGCTGAAGAATCGCGGCCAGGCGCAGTTCGACGCCAAGGGCAACGTGGTGACGCAGCAGGGCAAGCCCTGGATCGGCGGCAATCCGTTTCCGGATGCGAAGACCGGCCTGGAACTGTTCGCCGCCCTGACGCTCAGCTGGGGCCGGCATGACGCCTCGATGTACGCGATCAAGGAATACGACGTCGGCCTGGCCGGCGACATCGACTTCCGCTACGAGCTGGGCTGGGCCGAGATGTCGCCGGTGGCGCGCACCACGATGGAGCCGCGCCCCTACTGGACCGGCAAGGAGGACACGCTGCGCTACCAGTCGGTGTTCTTCCTCAAGCCCGACTCGGTCAACGGCACCTCCTTCCTCAACATCTGGCCCTACGACCAGAACCGCTTCCCCGATCTCTACGGCTACCTGCCGGAGTTCCGGCGCATCCGCCAGTTCCCTACCGACCAGCGCTTCGAGCCGCTGATCGCCGGTTCCACGCTGTACCTGTCCGACGCCTGGGCGGCCGGCGATCCGCTGCACACCTGGGGCAACTACAGGATCGTCGGGCGCGGGCCGCTGCTGGCCGCGGTGTCCGGCGGCTGGAGCCCCGACCATGCCAACTGGGAGCACCGCACGCACGGCGGTCCCAAGGGCAAGACCTTCTGGGACACCGGCGTGGAGCTGGTGCCCGAGGCGATCGTCGTCGAGGCCGAGCCGGTGAAGTTCCCGCGCGCGCCGGTGAGCAAGAAGCGCGTCTGGTTCGACGCCCGCACCGGCCTGCCGGTGGCGATGGTCACCTACGACCGCCGCGGCGATCCCTACCACTCCTTCGACGCCGCCTTCGCGCTGTACGACGCGGGGCCGAAGTCGGTGATGGACGGCAAGCATCCCTACTGGTCGTGGAGCCACGTCCACGCCTTCAACCTGCAGACCAGCCAGATGACGCGGCTGGAACAGGTGCGCGAGATCTCCGGCGGCCACCGCAGCCAGGCCAACGATCCGGGGATGTACGAGCGCTATCTGACGAATACGGCGTTGATGCGGCTGGGGAGGGTGTGA
- a CDS encoding hydantoinase/oxoprolinase family protein, which yields MKRVSVDIGGTFTDCFVVWDNQYIEGKALTTHHNLALGFNESLGDACKQLGLESSKLLSEVDSVRYSTTLGTNALIERKGPRIGVLVTTGFKSTIPLSRARGYGEGLPESEQMDIPNATRPKPIVPIPMIREVRERVDYLGAVFWQLDEDDVRLRIRELVDAGAEALVVMFTNSVVNPEHELRVREIFLEEYPAHLLGAIPMLLSHQVAGRKGEYARGTSTIMDAFLHQTMYHGLGTLELNLRAQGYNKPMLVSHNSGGMAQLNSTDALQTVHSGPVSGIAASEHLAAAAELGNVVATDMGGTSFDIGIVDQGGVKHYDFNPVIDRWLVSIPMVHLVTLGAGGGSIARYDRLFGSVEIGPQSAGSDPGPACYDRGGLKPTVTDADLVLGYLDPKNYANGRIPLNPRRAKQAIEDSLCDDLDLDVAGAAKLIRSNVDANMANGIATELRTRGYEPRDFTILAYGGNGPLHACGIANALGVSKILAPPFSSTFSACGAGNVNQMHIHEMSTWTVLFNPGLKSFFSDYDSFNRNVEELERRGREDLVRQGMPADQIRYRLELDMRYGNQRVQTAVVTAMDRLGSQRDVLGLMDQFHKSYGARFGEGSQSPETGVRINTLRVCSYVEQPKVGFAKLKLSGKVLAPPAPVGQRDCHYVGHDKAVATPIYDDKALAEGTRIEGPAIVTTRATTYLVEPGWTYHAAAQGGVWFLKN from the coding sequence ATGAAAAGAGTTTCCGTAGACATCGGCGGCACCTTCACCGACTGTTTCGTGGTCTGGGACAACCAGTACATCGAAGGCAAGGCGCTGACCACGCATCACAACCTGGCGCTGGGCTTCAACGAATCCCTGGGCGACGCCTGCAAGCAGCTGGGCCTGGAATCCTCGAAGCTGCTGTCGGAAGTGGATTCGGTGCGCTACTCGACCACGCTGGGCACCAATGCCCTGATCGAGCGCAAGGGTCCGCGCATCGGCGTGCTGGTCACCACCGGCTTCAAGAGCACGATCCCGCTGTCCCGTGCCCGCGGCTACGGTGAGGGCCTGCCGGAATCCGAGCAGATGGACATCCCCAACGCCACCCGCCCGAAGCCGATCGTGCCGATCCCGATGATCCGCGAGGTGCGCGAGCGCGTGGACTACCTGGGCGCGGTGTTCTGGCAGCTGGACGAGGACGACGTGCGCCTGCGCATCCGCGAGCTGGTGGATGCCGGCGCCGAGGCCCTGGTGGTGATGTTCACCAACAGCGTCGTCAACCCGGAGCACGAGTTGCGCGTGCGCGAGATCTTCCTGGAGGAGTACCCGGCGCATCTGCTGGGCGCGATCCCGATGCTGCTGTCGCACCAGGTGGCCGGCCGCAAGGGTGAGTATGCCCGCGGCACCTCCACGATCATGGACGCCTTCCTGCACCAGACCATGTACCACGGCCTGGGCACGCTGGAGCTGAACCTGCGCGCGCAGGGCTACAACAAGCCGATGCTGGTCAGCCACAACTCCGGCGGCATGGCGCAGCTCAACTCCACCGACGCGCTGCAGACGGTGCACTCCGGCCCGGTCTCCGGCATCGCCGCCAGCGAGCACCTGGCCGCGGCGGCGGAGCTGGGCAACGTGGTGGCCACCGACATGGGCGGCACCAGCTTCGACATCGGCATCGTCGACCAGGGCGGCGTCAAGCATTACGACTTCAACCCGGTGATCGACCGCTGGCTGGTGTCGATCCCGATGGTGCACCTGGTGACCCTGGGCGCCGGCGGCGGCTCCATCGCGCGCTACGACCGCCTGTTCGGCTCGGTGGAGATCGGTCCGCAGTCGGCCGGCTCCGATCCCGGCCCGGCCTGCTACGACCGCGGCGGCCTCAAGCCCACCGTGACCGACGCCGACCTGGTGCTGGGTTATCTCGATCCGAAGAACTACGCCAACGGCCGCATCCCGCTGAACCCGCGCCGTGCGAAGCAGGCGATCGAGGACAGCCTCTGCGACGATCTCGACCTGGACGTGGCCGGCGCCGCCAAGCTGATCCGCAGCAACGTCGACGCCAACATGGCCAACGGCATCGCCACCGAGCTGCGCACCCGCGGCTACGAGCCGCGCGACTTCACGATCCTGGCCTACGGCGGCAACGGCCCGCTGCATGCCTGCGGCATCGCCAATGCCCTGGGCGTCTCCAAGATCCTGGCGCCGCCGTTCTCGTCCACCTTCTCGGCCTGCGGTGCCGGCAACGTCAACCAGATGCACATCCACGAGATGAGCACCTGGACCGTGCTGTTCAACCCCGGCCTCAAGAGCTTCTTCTCCGACTACGACAGCTTCAACCGCAACGTCGAGGAGCTGGAGCGGCGCGGCCGCGAGGACCTGGTGCGCCAGGGCATGCCGGCCGACCAGATCCGTTATCGTCTCGAACTGGACATGCGCTACGGCAACCAGCGCGTGCAGACCGCGGTGGTCACGGCGATGGACCGGCTGGGCTCGCAGCGCGATGTGCTGGGGCTGATGGACCAGTTCCACAAGAGCTATGGCGCGCGCTTCGGCGAGGGCAGCCAGTCGCCCGAGACCGGCGTGCGCATCAACACCCTGCGCGTCTGCTCCTACGTGGAGCAGCCCAAGGTGGGCTTCGCCAAGCTCAAGCTCAGCGGCAAGGTGCTGGCGCCGCCGGCGCCGGTGGGCCAGCGCGACTGCCACTACGTCGGCCATGACAAGGCCGTTGCCACCCCCATCTACGACGACAAGGCGCTGGCCGAGGGCACCCGCATCGAGGGCCCGGCCATCGTCACCACGCGCGCGACCACCTACCTGGTCGAGCCGGGCTGGACCTACCACGCCGCGGCACAGGGCGGCGTGTGGTTCCTGAAAAACTGA
- a CDS encoding hydantoinase/oxoprolinase family protein — MNAATEADVRARSRRATAEAPAAAAPVPKSGAGKLINIDNGGTLTDFCVIDGSRVYRTKSVTTPYDLSKCFFDGLRKASVAIYGKEDLLGLLLSTDHIRYSTTQGTNALVERKGQRLGLLLGGIEPAALQADAQQKDVFAGLVGARVTVLDTSADDATLEVAATQAINRLSSEGANRIVIGFGGAQRDEGENRLKRILLKKFPPHLLGAIPLLYSHEVVQDEDDSRRIWTAIFNAFLHPAMERFLYNAEHRLREYKTRNPLLIFRNDGASARISRTAAVKTYSSGPRGGAEGARALAAHYGFKRLLGMDIGGTTTDISLVEGGNVTTERRGHIEGVVTSLPLCKVVSAGVGGSSIVSVVDGRIKVGPESVGGAPGPACFGLGGTLATITDAFLVLGLLDPASFFGGELKIDVERARAAIAENVGKPLKLSVEAAAEAMEQAWVAKVADSLKSYTNITPDTTLAAFGGGGPFIACKVAEATGISQVIIPGLAAVFSAFGIGFSDIAHEYEAPLAKADAASLKAAKDLLLERARRGMFAEGFELGDCRVETSLLAGEQVLALDGDTLPKVPAAARLTLVLKATRVISRASLSGRFGGKGKAATAAGKRSVTSGGKAAELPLYRVEEQAGGAQAQGPCVLEEAFFTSRIDAGWRFEINESGDILLSRA, encoded by the coding sequence ATGAACGCAGCAACAGAAGCGGACGTCCGCGCCCGCAGCCGCCGTGCCACGGCGGAAGCGCCCGCGGCAGCCGCCCCGGTGCCGAAGTCCGGCGCCGGCAAGCTGATCAACATCGACAACGGCGGCACGCTCACCGATTTCTGCGTGATCGACGGCAGCCGCGTCTACCGCACCAAGTCGGTAACTACGCCCTACGACCTGTCGAAGTGCTTCTTCGACGGCCTGCGCAAGGCCAGCGTCGCGATCTATGGCAAGGAAGACTTGCTGGGCCTGCTGCTCAGCACCGACCACATCCGCTATTCCACGACGCAGGGCACCAATGCCCTGGTCGAGCGCAAGGGCCAGCGCCTGGGCCTGCTGCTGGGCGGCATCGAGCCCGCGGCGCTGCAGGCCGACGCGCAGCAGAAGGACGTGTTCGCCGGCCTGGTCGGCGCGCGCGTGACCGTGCTCGACACGTCGGCCGACGACGCCACGCTGGAAGTGGCGGCGACGCAGGCGATCAACCGCCTGTCCTCGGAAGGCGCCAACCGCATCGTCATCGGCTTCGGCGGCGCGCAGCGAGACGAGGGCGAGAACCGCCTGAAGCGCATCCTGCTGAAGAAGTTCCCGCCGCACCTGCTCGGCGCCATCCCGCTGCTGTACTCGCATGAAGTGGTGCAGGACGAGGACGACTCGCGCCGCATCTGGACGGCGATCTTCAACGCCTTCCTGCATCCGGCGATGGAGCGCTTCCTGTACAACGCCGAGCACCGCCTGCGCGAGTACAAGACCAGGAATCCGCTGCTGATCTTCCGCAACGACGGTGCCTCGGCGCGCATCTCGCGCACCGCCGCGGTCAAGACCTATTCCTCCGGCCCGCGCGGCGGTGCCGAGGGCGCGCGCGCACTGGCGGCGCACTACGGCTTCAAGCGCCTGCTGGGCATGGACATCGGCGGCACCACCACCGACATCAGCCTGGTGGAAGGCGGCAACGTCACCACCGAGCGCCGCGGCCACATCGAGGGTGTGGTCACCTCGCTGCCGCTGTGCAAGGTGGTCAGCGCCGGCGTCGGCGGCTCTTCCATCGTGTCGGTGGTGGACGGCCGCATCAAGGTCGGCCCCGAGTCGGTCGGTGGCGCGCCCGGCCCGGCCTGCTTCGGCCTGGGCGGCACGCTGGCCACGATCACCGATGCCTTCCTGGTGCTGGGCCTGCTGGACCCGGCGAGCTTCTTCGGCGGTGAACTGAAGATCGACGTGGAGCGCGCCCGCGCCGCCATCGCCGAGAACGTCGGCAAGCCCCTGAAGCTTTCGGTGGAAGCGGCGGCGGAGGCGATGGAGCAGGCCTGGGTGGCCAAGGTTGCCGACTCGCTGAAGAGCTACACGAACATCACCCCGGACACGACGCTGGCGGCCTTCGGCGGCGGCGGTCCCTTCATTGCCTGCAAGGTGGCGGAAGCCACCGGCATTTCGCAGGTGATCATCCCCGGCCTGGCGGCGGTGTTCTCCGCCTTCGGCATCGGCTTCTCCGACATCGCCCACGAGTACGAGGCGCCGCTGGCCAAGGCCGACGCCGCCAGCCTCAAGGCGGCGAAGGACCTGCTGCTGGAACGCGCACGCCGCGGCATGTTCGCCGAGGGCTTCGAACTGGGCGACTGCCGGGTCGAGACCTCGCTGCTGGCCGGCGAGCAGGTGCTGGCGCTGGACGGCGACACACTGCCCAAGGTTCCGGCGGCTGCACGCCTGACCCTGGTGCTGAAGGCCACGCGCGTCATCTCGCGCGCCAGCCTCAGCGGCCGCTTCGGCGGCAAGGGCAAGGCTGCCACCGCGGCCGGCAAGCGCAGCGTCACCTCCGGCGGCAAGGCGGCGGAGCTGCCGCTGTACCGCGTCGAGGAGCAGGCCGGCGGCGCCCAGGCGCAGGGTCCCTGCGTGCTGGAAGAAGCCTTCTTCACCAGCCGCATCGACGCGGGCTGGCGTTTCGAGATCAACGAGTCCGGCGACATCCTGCTCAGCCGCGCCTGA
- a CDS encoding acetone carboxylase subunit gamma, producing the protein MKVLITEYLRINLDTEQWECRRCDHVHGDARDNYKRGLLVYDRDPREVHKPLLDTRLYARTYSPDPAWCRILEYYCPQCGSLVEAEYLPPGHPPLHDIELDIDALKLQWKDRKEVTEPVIGPDLALEKVKNNRALHAGHEHGHGHKH; encoded by the coding sequence ATGAAAGTCCTCATCACCGAATACCTGCGCATCAACCTCGACACCGAGCAGTGGGAGTGCCGCCGCTGCGACCACGTCCACGGCGACGCCCGCGACAACTACAAGCGCGGCCTGCTGGTCTACGACCGCGATCCGCGCGAGGTCCACAAGCCGCTGCTGGATACCAGGCTGTATGCCCGCACCTACTCGCCGGACCCGGCCTGGTGCCGCATCCTCGAGTACTACTGCCCGCAATGCGGCTCCCTGGTGGAAGCGGAGTACCTGCCGCCGGGTCACCCGCCGCTGCACGACATCGAGCTGGACATCGACGCGCTCAAGCTGCAGTGGAAGGACCGCAAGGAGGTCACCGAGCCGGTGATCGGCCCGGACCTGGCGCTGGAGAAGGTCAAGAACAACCGCGCGCTGCATGCGGGGCATGAGCATGGCCATGGTCACAAGCACTGA